The proteins below are encoded in one region of Dyella jiangningensis:
- a CDS encoding TonB-dependent receptor plug domain-containing protein encodes MAKPSLLTLAIAAVLAASVHAEDNNDTTRPTQLEAVTVTGSNIKTTDIEGPSPVQVITAEQIKSSGKTTLPDVLRAISANTGNSVNEQLTGSFSAGTAGISLRGLGQKNTLVLVDGKRVANYATAYELQDTFVDLNSLPLAAVERIEVLKDGASAVYGSDAIAGVVNIILKQNYQGAEAGASFGSSTEGTGQTENNFHLLLGHGDVKKDGYNVFFALDGTRSNQLNASDVSWLRGNDFRDKPGGQLNWVPTNYYDNDPTQGFANAVGPVQKVPYGAITPGKTGDVWAYNPAAYDSVIPGVERYHAVLRGTVKLTDDITGYGEAIYSRSHAAFIFGAPLAIGSGLRSWDNQQQHLVNINTTLPVGNPANPYDVPTPVNTNLWGVGPRNKRDRTIFTRFLAGVKGHTGNWDWDVSAQHSESSLKEYVTNFGNRYAFESLLAHGGYDFTSNDNPASAVDALRLSTIRPAVSRLSTVDATASTQLFDLPAGAVGFAAGYQFRHEAMNSRTSEAVLSGTELRPAIDVIQGSRNVNAAYAEFNVPLLSTLEVNVAGRLDRYSDFGDAFAPKASLRYQPLDWLLLRGSFSRGFRAPSLPEITNSTAVSYSSVVDPYDPVTPGQRRGYTDVFTANPNLKPERSTNYNLGFVISPTSDTSLGADYYHIVQRGIIGPDNDQALVNQQDPRVQRDAQGRIVTIYNQYKNQQSLTTDGIDIDFHHALHTQAYGDFALNSSITRLLKYSEPLVAGEAPVNGAGTNLFGSLPKWRAVTGLNWAYRDVSSTLTWYYVDGYKQNPDNLLTPAYPTRVKNWSTFDLSVAYTGLPKTTITLAVQNLQNRRPPWDPSTPYFDITQADPRGRFVTLGVDYHF; translated from the coding sequence ATGGCCAAGCCAAGCCTGCTTACCCTCGCCATTGCCGCCGTACTGGCGGCATCCGTGCATGCCGAGGACAACAACGACACCACCAGGCCCACCCAGTTGGAGGCTGTCACCGTCACCGGCTCCAACATCAAGACCACCGACATCGAAGGCCCCAGCCCGGTGCAGGTGATCACCGCGGAACAGATCAAGAGCAGTGGCAAGACCACGCTGCCCGACGTGCTCCGCGCCATTTCCGCGAACACCGGCAACAGCGTGAACGAGCAGCTCACGGGGAGCTTCTCCGCCGGCACCGCGGGCATTTCACTGCGTGGCCTGGGCCAGAAGAACACCCTGGTGCTGGTCGACGGCAAGCGCGTGGCGAACTACGCCACGGCGTATGAACTGCAGGACACCTTCGTCGATCTCAACTCGCTTCCGCTGGCAGCAGTAGAGCGCATCGAAGTGCTCAAGGATGGCGCGTCGGCGGTGTATGGCTCCGACGCCATCGCGGGCGTCGTCAACATCATCCTCAAGCAGAACTACCAGGGCGCGGAAGCCGGCGCGAGTTTCGGCAGCAGCACCGAAGGCACCGGCCAGACGGAGAACAATTTCCATCTGCTGCTGGGCCACGGCGACGTGAAGAAGGACGGCTACAACGTGTTCTTCGCGCTGGACGGTACGCGCAGCAACCAGCTCAATGCCAGCGACGTGAGCTGGCTGCGCGGCAACGATTTCCGTGACAAGCCGGGCGGCCAGCTCAACTGGGTGCCGACCAACTACTACGACAACGATCCCACCCAAGGCTTCGCCAACGCCGTGGGCCCGGTGCAGAAAGTGCCCTACGGCGCGATCACGCCAGGCAAGACGGGCGATGTATGGGCCTACAATCCCGCCGCCTACGACTCGGTGATCCCCGGCGTGGAGCGCTACCACGCCGTACTGCGCGGCACGGTCAAGCTCACCGATGACATCACCGGCTACGGCGAGGCCATCTACAGCCGCAGCCATGCTGCTTTCATCTTCGGCGCGCCGCTTGCCATCGGCAGCGGACTGCGGTCATGGGACAACCAGCAACAACACCTGGTGAACATCAACACCACGTTGCCCGTGGGCAATCCCGCCAACCCCTACGACGTGCCCACGCCGGTCAACACCAACCTGTGGGGCGTAGGTCCACGCAACAAGCGCGACCGCACGATCTTCACGCGCTTCCTCGCCGGCGTGAAAGGGCATACCGGAAACTGGGACTGGGATGTCTCGGCGCAGCATTCCGAAAGCAGCCTGAAGGAATACGTCACCAACTTCGGCAATCGGTACGCGTTCGAATCGTTGCTGGCCCATGGCGGCTACGATTTCACCAGCAACGACAATCCTGCGTCGGCGGTGGATGCCCTGCGCCTGTCCACCATCCGCCCCGCGGTATCGCGATTGAGCACGGTGGATGCCACGGCAAGCACGCAGCTGTTCGACTTGCCGGCGGGTGCGGTCGGTTTCGCGGCGGGTTACCAGTTCCGCCACGAGGCGATGAACTCGCGCACCTCCGAAGCGGTGCTGTCGGGCACGGAACTGCGTCCGGCCATCGACGTGATCCAGGGCTCACGCAACGTCAACGCCGCCTACGCGGAGTTCAACGTGCCGCTGCTCAGCACGCTGGAAGTGAATGTCGCCGGCCGCCTGGATCGCTACAGCGATTTCGGCGACGCCTTCGCACCGAAGGCCAGCCTGCGCTATCAGCCGCTGGATTGGCTGCTGCTGCGCGGGTCGTTCTCGCGCGGGTTCCGCGCGCCGTCGCTGCCGGAGATCACCAACAGCACGGCGGTGAGCTACAGCAGCGTGGTCGATCCGTACGACCCGGTCACGCCGGGCCAGCGTCGTGGCTATACCGACGTATTCACGGCCAACCCGAACCTCAAGCCCGAACGCTCGACCAACTACAACCTGGGCTTCGTGATTTCGCCCACCAGCGATACCAGCCTGGGCGCGGACTACTACCACATCGTGCAGCGCGGGATCATCGGACCGGACAACGACCAGGCGTTGGTGAACCAGCAGGATCCGCGCGTTCAGCGCGACGCGCAGGGCCGCATCGTCACCATCTACAACCAGTACAAGAACCAGCAGAGCCTCACCACCGATGGCATCGACATCGACTTCCACCACGCACTGCATACGCAAGCTTATGGCGACTTCGCGCTGAACAGTTCGATCACGCGCCTGTTGAAGTACAGCGAACCGCTGGTGGCAGGCGAAGCACCGGTGAACGGGGCCGGCACCAACCTGTTCGGTTCACTGCCCAAGTGGCGTGCGGTCACGGGCCTCAACTGGGCGTACCGCGATGTCTCGAGCACGCTTACCTGGTACTACGTGGATGGCTACAAGCAGAACCCGGACAACCTGCTGACGCCGGCGTATCCCACGCGCGTGAAGAACTGGAGCACGTTCGATCTGTCGGTGGCGTACACGGGCCTGCCCAAGACCACCATCACCCTGGCAGTGCAGAACCTGCAGAACCGCCGGCCGCCGTGGGATCCGTCGACGCCATACTTCGACATCACGCAGGCCGATCCGCGCGGGCGCTTCGTGACGCTGGGCGTCGACTACCACTTCTGA
- a CDS encoding SDR family oxidoreductase yields the protein MAVEKVALITAGGSGMGAAAARRLAQDGYRVGILSSSGKGEALAKELGGIGVTGSNQSPDDLKRLVDNAMAQWGRIDALVNSAGHGPRGKVLELSDDDWHSAMDVYLLSAIRPTRLVAPIMVAQGGGAIVNISTAWAFEPSPMFPTSGVMRAGLASFIKMVADEVAPAGVRINNILPGWIDSLPETVERRQAVPLGRYGTAEEIAATVAFLVSDGAGYITGQNLRVDGGLMRSI from the coding sequence ATGGCTGTAGAAAAAGTAGCGCTCATCACCGCCGGTGGTTCGGGCATGGGCGCCGCGGCGGCCCGGCGGCTGGCGCAGGACGGTTATCGCGTCGGCATCCTTTCCTCATCGGGCAAGGGCGAAGCGCTGGCCAAGGAGCTGGGCGGCATCGGCGTCACCGGTTCCAACCAGTCGCCGGATGACCTCAAGCGGCTCGTGGACAACGCCATGGCGCAGTGGGGTCGCATCGATGCGCTGGTGAACTCGGCGGGCCATGGCCCGCGCGGCAAGGTGCTGGAGCTGTCGGACGACGACTGGCACAGCGCGATGGACGTCTATCTGCTGAGCGCGATCCGGCCCACGCGCCTGGTGGCGCCGATCATGGTGGCCCAGGGCGGCGGCGCCATCGTCAACATCTCCACCGCCTGGGCTTTCGAGCCATCACCGATGTTCCCGACCTCGGGCGTCATGCGCGCAGGCCTAGCGAGCTTCATCAAGATGGTGGCAGACGAAGTCGCGCCGGCCGGCGTGCGCATCAACAACATTCTCCCGGGCTGGATCGACTCCCTGCCCGAAACCGTCGAACGCAGACAGGCCGTGCCGCTCGGTCGTTACGGCACGGCGGAGGAGATCGCCGCGACGGTCGCCTTCCTGGTCTCCGACGGCGCCGGTTACATCACCGGGCAGAACCTGCGCGTCGACGGCGGGCTGATGCGCTCGATCTGA
- a CDS encoding bestrophin family protein encodes MIVRPHKTTHSVTTLLFALKGSIVPIIWPRVVYTMLLSLAVVVAERRGITVAFTLNAAPLTLLGLTLAIFLQFRNSVAYQRWWEGRTLWGELVICARNLVRQTGTFLPDLDPRERRALVHRVIGFVHALRHHLRGTTAHAELERWLGHEASERLKHVRHVPNAILDQLGRDLAKAVRDAGAGDILLARMDEELDRFSHVLGGCERIKGTPIPFTYILLLHRTVHVYCFMLPFCLIGPLGWFTPLVVGVIAYTFFGLDAIGEQIEDPFDLLPNDLPLDAISRNIEIDLLGLLGDADLPPPLEPKDFVLL; translated from the coding sequence ATGATCGTAAGACCTCACAAGACCACCCACTCCGTCACCACGCTGCTGTTCGCGTTGAAGGGTTCCATCGTCCCCATCATCTGGCCGCGCGTGGTCTACACCATGCTGCTTTCCCTGGCGGTGGTAGTGGCGGAGCGCCGGGGCATCACGGTGGCTTTCACCTTGAATGCCGCGCCGCTGACCCTGCTCGGCCTGACGCTGGCGATCTTCCTGCAGTTCCGCAACAGCGTGGCCTACCAGCGCTGGTGGGAGGGGCGCACCTTGTGGGGCGAGCTGGTGATCTGCGCGCGCAACCTCGTCCGGCAAACCGGCACATTCCTGCCGGACCTTGATCCCCGCGAACGGCGCGCGCTTGTCCATCGCGTGATCGGCTTCGTGCACGCATTGCGCCACCACCTGCGCGGCACCACCGCGCATGCGGAACTGGAGCGCTGGCTCGGCCATGAGGCGAGCGAACGCCTGAAGCACGTTCGCCATGTGCCGAACGCGATTCTCGACCAGCTCGGACGTGACCTGGCCAAGGCGGTGCGCGACGCGGGTGCAGGCGACATCCTGCTGGCGCGGATGGATGAAGAGCTGGATCGCTTCTCGCATGTCCTCGGCGGCTGCGAACGTATCAAGGGAACGCCGATTCCCTTCACCTACATCCTGCTGCTGCATCGAACCGTGCACGTGTACTGCTTCATGCTGCCGTTCTGCCTGATCGGCCCGCTCGGCTGGTTCACGCCGCTCGTCGTCGGCGTGATCGCCTATACCTTCTTCGGGCTTGATGCGATCGGCGAACAGATCGAGGATCCCTTCGATCTGCTGCCCAACGATCTGCCGCTCGATGCGATCAGCCGCAACATCGAGATCGACCTGCTCGGACTGCTTGGCGACGCGGATCTGCCGCCGCCGCTGGAGCCCAAGGACTTCGTGCTGCTCTGA
- a CDS encoding transporter translates to MRRRTDSTGLCACLIAVLLFHAAAVHAQELEPRTYSPSPVGTNFVGASYSYLTGDVTTDPSLPVTNVQAHINTFALAYVHTFSLAGRSSSLGFVLPAMSANLSGNVIDAPTEIHRGGAGDVRLRFALNLIGNPAMSPEEFARHPPGPSLGVSLTMSAPTGVYESSRLVNVGTNRWSFKPEVGLSYPWGRWFFEASAGAWFFTTNHDYVGGRERSQDPIFTAQLYGGYTFRPGMWLAGAVGYVEGGRTSINGVADRNRQSNARYGLTFSAPIAAGWSAKVAVSNGLVTRIGGDYKSITLAVQYRWFDRNR, encoded by the coding sequence ATGCGGCGGCGAACGGACAGCACAGGCCTGTGCGCCTGCCTCATCGCCGTGCTGCTGTTCCATGCGGCTGCAGTCCATGCACAGGAACTGGAACCGCGAACCTACTCGCCTTCGCCGGTGGGCACGAACTTCGTCGGTGCCAGCTACAGCTACCTCACCGGCGACGTCACGACGGACCCTTCGTTGCCGGTCACCAACGTGCAGGCGCACATCAACACGTTTGCGCTGGCGTACGTACATACCTTCAGCCTGGCCGGGCGAAGTTCGTCGCTGGGTTTCGTGCTGCCGGCGATGAGCGCCAACCTCAGCGGCAACGTGATCGACGCGCCCACGGAAATCCATCGTGGCGGTGCGGGCGATGTGCGCCTGCGGTTTGCCCTCAACCTGATCGGCAATCCGGCCATGTCGCCGGAGGAATTTGCGCGGCATCCGCCCGGCCCTTCCCTCGGCGTGAGCCTTACCATGTCCGCCCCGACGGGCGTGTACGAGTCGTCGCGACTGGTCAATGTCGGCACCAACCGGTGGTCGTTCAAGCCGGAGGTCGGCCTTTCCTATCCCTGGGGCAGGTGGTTTTTCGAGGCGTCCGCCGGTGCGTGGTTTTTCACCACCAATCACGACTATGTCGGCGGCAGGGAGCGCAGCCAGGACCCGATTTTCACGGCCCAGCTCTATGGCGGCTACACCTTCCGGCCCGGCATGTGGCTCGCTGGCGCGGTGGGTTATGTGGAAGGCGGCAGGACGAGCATCAACGGCGTGGCCGATCGAAATCGCCAGTCGAACGCGCGCTACGGCCTCACCTTCTCCGCACCGATCGCGGCCGGCTGGTCGGCCAAGGTGGCGGTATCCAACGGGCTGGTCACGCGCATCGGTGGCGACTACAAGAGCATCACGCTGGCGGTGCAATATCGCTGGTTCGATCGGAACCGCTGA
- a CDS encoding ATP-binding cassette domain-containing protein, which translates to MSFPQPDQPPRHAADFALREVTKHYNGVSALKDVSLSFAAGSTTALIGGSGAGKSTVLRLLLGLDWPDTGTVTAWGEALQRDRLLALRQRVGYVIQEGGLFPHLTALGNLALQPRYLGWEAERIRQRAHELAELARLPIDVLTRYPAELSGGQRQRVALMRGLMADPGALLLDEPLGALDPIVRHELQDELKRIFSELGKTVIVVTHDLAEAAWFADRLVLLRDGHVVQDGRYEDLLDRPADDFVRAFTHAQRALPGGAA; encoded by the coding sequence ATGTCCTTTCCCCAGCCTGACCAGCCGCCACGGCATGCCGCGGACTTCGCCCTGCGCGAGGTGACCAAGCACTACAACGGCGTCAGTGCCCTGAAGGACGTCAGCCTGTCGTTTGCCGCGGGCAGCACGACGGCATTGATCGGTGGCAGCGGTGCGGGCAAGTCCACCGTGCTTCGCCTGTTGCTTGGGCTGGACTGGCCCGACACCGGCACGGTCACTGCGTGGGGCGAAGCCCTGCAACGCGATCGCCTGCTCGCCCTGCGCCAACGCGTGGGTTATGTGATCCAGGAAGGCGGCCTGTTTCCGCATCTCACGGCCCTGGGCAACCTCGCGCTGCAGCCACGCTACCTGGGCTGGGAAGCCGAACGCATCCGCCAGCGCGCGCATGAGCTGGCTGAGCTCGCTCGCCTGCCGATCGATGTGCTCACACGTTATCCCGCCGAACTTTCCGGCGGCCAGCGCCAGCGCGTGGCCTTGATGCGTGGCCTGATGGCCGACCCGGGTGCACTGCTGCTCGACGAACCGCTGGGCGCGCTCGACCCCATCGTGCGCCATGAACTGCAGGACGAGCTGAAGCGCATTTTCAGCGAACTCGGCAAGACGGTGATCGTGGTGACGCACGATCTCGCCGAAGCAGCGTGGTTCGCCGACCGCCTGGTGCTGTTACGCGATGGGCACGTCGTGCAGGACGGTCGCTACGAGGACCTTCTCGACCGGCCCGCGGATGATTTCGTCAGGGCGTTCACCCACGCGCAGCGCGCACTGCCGGGCGGTGCCGCATGA
- a CDS encoding glycine betaine ABC transporter substrate-binding protein, translated as MKRLACLLLMMLPALGVAQPLRVGSKQFTESVILAELARGEARRIGTEVEHRRELGGTAILWSALQHGDIDAYPEYTGTLTQELLKGVAPDAGIAALRARLAPMGIGITDSLGFDDNYALGMREQRAEQLGIRNISDLAAHPEVWLGFSNEFMDRGDGWPGLRQRYGLPSTQVRGLDHALSYRALASGAVDVTDLYSTDAEIAYYHLRVLQDDRHYFPRYQAVFLYRLALERQSPVFVAALKRLVGRIDEPAMRRMNAQAKLEGQPEGDIAARFLGVPAGGREDGFWQRLLHRTAEHVSLAAASLALAVLFAIPLGIVAARWRRLGQWVIGLTGILQTVPSLAMFVFMIPLFGIGAWPALAALFLYSLLPIVRNTHAGLLDIPLELRESAAALGLPWRTRLARVELPLATRSILAGIKTASVINVGTATLAALIGAGGYGQPILTGIRLNDIGLILEGAVPAAVLAMLVQWLFEGIERWLTPRGLRIAARE; from the coding sequence ATGAAGCGGCTGGCCTGCCTGTTGTTGATGATGTTGCCCGCGCTGGGCGTGGCGCAGCCGTTGCGCGTGGGCTCCAAGCAGTTCACCGAATCGGTGATCCTCGCCGAACTCGCACGCGGCGAAGCACGGCGCATCGGCACCGAGGTGGAGCATCGGCGTGAACTCGGCGGCACCGCCATCCTGTGGAGCGCCTTGCAGCACGGCGACATCGATGCGTATCCCGAATACACCGGCACGCTCACGCAGGAACTGCTGAAGGGCGTGGCACCCGATGCCGGCATCGCTGCGTTGCGTGCACGGTTGGCGCCGATGGGCATCGGCATCACCGATTCGCTCGGCTTCGACGACAACTACGCCCTCGGCATGCGCGAGCAGCGCGCCGAGCAACTGGGCATACGGAACATCAGCGACCTCGCCGCGCATCCGGAGGTGTGGCTGGGTTTCTCCAACGAGTTCATGGATCGCGGCGACGGCTGGCCCGGCCTTCGGCAGCGATATGGATTGCCGTCCACGCAGGTGCGCGGCCTGGATCACGCGCTCTCGTATCGTGCGCTGGCCAGCGGCGCGGTGGATGTCACCGATCTCTACAGCACCGATGCCGAGATTGCCTACTACCACCTGCGCGTGCTGCAGGACGACCGTCATTATTTTCCGCGCTACCAGGCGGTGTTCCTCTATCGCCTGGCGCTGGAGCGGCAATCGCCCGTTTTCGTGGCCGCGCTGAAACGCCTGGTCGGGCGGATCGATGAACCCGCCATGCGCCGCATGAATGCGCAGGCGAAGCTCGAGGGCCAGCCCGAGGGGGACATCGCCGCACGTTTTCTGGGTGTGCCGGCAGGCGGCCGCGAGGACGGCTTCTGGCAGCGGCTGCTGCATCGCACCGCCGAACACGTCAGCCTCGCCGCGGCATCGCTCGCACTCGCGGTGCTGTTCGCCATTCCGCTCGGCATCGTGGCGGCGCGCTGGCGCAGGCTGGGGCAATGGGTGATCGGGCTTACCGGCATCCTGCAGACGGTGCCGTCGCTGGCGATGTTCGTGTTCATGATCCCGCTGTTCGGCATCGGTGCGTGGCCGGCGTTGGCGGCGCTGTTCCTCTACAGCCTGCTTCCCATCGTGCGCAATACGCATGCAGGCCTGCTCGATATCCCGCTGGAGCTGCGCGAATCGGCGGCCGCGCTCGGCCTGCCATGGCGCACGCGGCTCGCGAGGGTGGAACTGCCGCTGGCGACGCGATCGATCCTCGCCGGCATCAAGACCGCGTCGGTGATCAACGTCGGCACGGCCACGCTCGCCGCGCTGATCGGCGCGGGCGGCTACGGGCAACCCATCCTCACCGGCATCCGCCTCAACGATATCGGCCTGATCCTCGAAGGGGCTGTGCCCGCCGCGGTATTGGCGATGCTCGTGCAGTGGCTGTTCGAAGGCATCGAGCGATGGCTCACGCCGCGCGGCCTGCGTATCGCGGCGCGCGAGTGA
- the btuB gene encoding TonB-dependent vitamin B12 receptor, with protein MKKTLLAASLLSATMAAHAADADQATSLSSVIVTATRTSITTDEALSSVSVITRADIERLQPASVRDLLVGLPGVAFTQAGGQGQLSTLFLRGTNSTHVLVLIDGVRIGAVGAGLPAFEQIPVDQIERIELVRGPRSSLYGADAMGGVIQIFTRHGAQDGKLDPSLSVSTGSRSYLDGHAGLSGGDSHAWFNAGLGGQYTAGINACRVGAAELGVACFADQPDHDAYRNWNGMANGGYHWDNGTELAATWLRSKNFVEYDGSPYGGNQAVNQQQVAGARLSFAPLDAWKVTLNAGQSRDDNATYFQGDYSDLFTPLTYYPRTPVGHTYSRRNQASWQNDITLDANQLLTAGVDYQQEHIDSDTGYLRSTREDTGVYAQYMGTFGRNEVQLSARHDHNGQFGNHNTGSAAWGYAFDHGLRLSASYGTAFHAPTFNDIYYPFGLGNPDLKPEKSRSGELGLSQAQGTWNWAVNVYQTTITDLITLDENFVPQNISQARIRGLEGQFGINLDGWQVQSYLTLMQPKNREGAYDGNLLPRRPEQTARVDVDRSFGAFGVGATFFASGKAYDDQANLHRLGGYATTDLRASYAFLPGWRIEAKLANAFDRNYETAYYFNQPGRTWFLTLRYSPAAR; from the coding sequence ATGAAGAAGACCCTGCTGGCAGCCTCGCTGCTCTCCGCCACGATGGCCGCCCATGCGGCTGATGCGGACCAGGCGACGTCGCTGTCGTCCGTGATCGTCACCGCCACGCGCACATCCATCACCACCGACGAGGCGCTCTCCTCGGTAAGCGTGATCACCCGCGCCGATATCGAGCGGCTGCAGCCGGCGTCGGTGCGCGACTTGCTGGTGGGCCTGCCGGGCGTGGCGTTCACGCAGGCCGGCGGACAGGGCCAGTTGAGCACGCTGTTCCTGCGCGGCACCAACTCCACGCACGTGCTGGTATTGATCGATGGCGTTCGCATCGGTGCGGTGGGCGCCGGCCTGCCGGCGTTCGAACAGATTCCGGTGGACCAGATCGAGCGCATCGAGCTCGTGCGCGGTCCGCGCTCCAGCCTGTACGGCGCCGACGCGATGGGCGGCGTGATCCAGATCTTCACCCGCCACGGCGCGCAGGACGGCAAGCTCGATCCTTCGCTCAGCGTGTCTACCGGCAGCCGCAGCTATTTGGATGGCCATGCGGGCCTTTCCGGTGGCGACTCGCATGCGTGGTTCAACGCCGGCCTTGGCGGCCAGTACACCGCGGGCATCAATGCCTGCCGCGTCGGTGCGGCCGAACTGGGCGTGGCCTGCTTCGCCGACCAGCCCGACCACGACGCTTACCGCAACTGGAACGGCATGGCCAACGGCGGCTATCACTGGGACAACGGCACCGAACTCGCCGCCACCTGGCTGCGCAGCAAGAATTTCGTGGAATACGACGGCAGCCCGTATGGCGGCAACCAGGCGGTGAACCAGCAGCAGGTGGCCGGCGCGCGCCTGAGCTTCGCGCCGCTGGACGCGTGGAAGGTCACGCTCAACGCGGGCCAGAGCCGCGACGACAACGCCACCTATTTCCAGGGCGACTACAGCGACCTGTTCACCCCGCTCACGTACTACCCGCGCACGCCGGTGGGCCACACCTATTCGCGCCGCAACCAGGCGTCGTGGCAGAACGACATCACGCTCGATGCGAACCAGCTGCTCACCGCCGGCGTCGATTACCAGCAGGAACACATCGACAGCGACACCGGCTACCTCAGGAGCACGCGCGAGGACACCGGCGTGTACGCGCAGTACATGGGCACGTTCGGGCGCAACGAGGTGCAGCTGTCCGCGCGCCACGACCACAACGGCCAGTTCGGCAACCACAACACCGGTTCGGCGGCGTGGGGCTACGCGTTCGACCACGGCCTGCGCCTGTCGGCGAGCTACGGCACCGCGTTCCACGCGCCCACGTTCAACGACATCTACTATCCGTTCGGCCTGGGCAACCCCGACCTCAAGCCGGAGAAATCGCGTTCGGGCGAACTCGGCCTCAGCCAGGCGCAGGGTACGTGGAACTGGGCGGTGAACGTCTACCAGACCACCATCACCGACCTGATCACGCTGGACGAGAACTTCGTGCCGCAGAACATCAGCCAGGCGCGCATCCGCGGGCTGGAAGGCCAGTTCGGCATCAACCTGGATGGCTGGCAGGTGCAGAGCTATCTCACCCTGATGCAGCCGAAGAACCGCGAAGGCGCCTATGACGGCAACCTGCTGCCGCGCCGCCCGGAACAGACGGCGCGCGTGGATGTGGATCGCAGCTTTGGCGCCTTCGGTGTCGGCGCGACGTTCTTCGCCTCCGGCAAGGCATATGACGACCAGGCCAACCTGCATCGTCTTGGCGGCTACGCCACCACCGATCTGCGTGCGAGCTACGCGTTCCTGCCGGGCTGGCGCATCGAGGCCAAGTTGGCCAATGCCTTCGATCGGAACTATGAGACCGCGTACTACTTCAACCAGCCGGGCCGCACCTGGTTCCTCACGTTGCGGTACAGCCCGGCGGCGCGCTGA